One genomic region from Argentina anserina chromosome 2, drPotAnse1.1, whole genome shotgun sequence encodes:
- the LOC126782635 gene encoding putative lysine-specific demethylase JMJ16, protein MQNTSVPPGFAPRTSFKLQKAEVSVVGVEETDRSNAVVDSSKQGPTQMDSASEMTALEKIKTFLQQRPWLLYDQSDHTSVQPDPKQFHLEPSQKACLSNGVTRGSPESSYHDKVTERWRPEGAIIEQVEKAPIFYPTDEEFKDTLKYVTSISARAAQYGICRISPPPSWVPPSLVEGNSIWKNSTFSPHIQRIDGLRRKIDASDESRKKKRRISTAGLDCEFEFISSQGEAEQSDVNSFESEPGPEFTLDSFKRYADDYKRQYFRKSDVIGYQEQWEPSVENIEAEYKRIVENPTEEIEVLCGNYLETKALGSGFPIVSHDTPECLQSGWNLNSLPRLPGSLLSFESYDTCHNLVPQTRVGMCFSSNLWRVEEHHLYSLYYNHLGAPKVWYGVPGKSRISFEAAVRKSFPDLLKQHRLVKQVSPSALKSEDTPVFQCIQRPGEFVLVFPGAYHSEFDCGFNFSESAYFAPLDWLPHGQSAVELYCELERKTSLSYDKLLLGAAREAVRAQWEISLLKKNKTSDNIRWKNACLKDGILTEALKTRLKSEEIRRKYFCTSLKSQRMNSDFNVTTKRECSICYCDLHFSAVGCPCSVDRYSCLFHAKQRCLCDWSNKFVLYRHEIKGLYILVEALEGKLSAVIRWAKDDLGLYLHEHLSKSTAQSPGQVDNHIPPTDKIQLKEHMLEDASSPISSCVTASSIKAELKARMLQSTISRMLKANSNPIASIDAATSAASSIRAELKARLLQSSISKTLKGNGDPVDSAAANANGRNSVSTTEVEMRTHELGSTISDEHKGMCSLQQPMAMVGTPTLPIEVASDVSSVTSSESFSESENIVPDLGNFSEASHQAERKAPQDNILVLSDDDDD, encoded by the exons ATGCAAAACACTTCGGTTCCACCTGGTTTTGCGCCTAGGACGTCCTTCAAGCTGCAGAAGGCAGAAGTCTCAGTTGTGGGAGTTGAAGAAACTGATAGGTCCAATGCTGTTGTGGATTCTTCCAAACAAGGGCCAACCCAGATGGACTCAGCATCTGAAATGACTGCCTTGGAGAAGATTAAGACATTTCTTCAGCAAAGGCCATGGTTGCTGTACGACCAAAGTGATCACACTTCAGTGCAGCCTGACCCAAAACAGTTTCATTTG GAACCCTCTCAAAAAGCTTGCCTCTCGAATGGTGTGACTCGTGGAAGCCCAGAATCTAGTTATCATGATAAG GTAACAGAAAGGTGGCGTCCTGAGGGTGCAATAATAGAACAGGTTGAAAAGGCTCCTATTTTCTACCCAACAGATGAG GAATTTAAGGATACTCTTAAGTATGTTACAAGTATAAGTGCAAGAGCGGCACAATATGGTATCTGTCGTATTAGTCCTCCTCCTTCCTGGGTTCCACCATCTCTTGTTGAGGGAAACAGCATATGGAAAAATTCCACATTTTCTCCCCATATTCAGCGGATTGATGGGCTGCGGCGTAAAATAGACGCATCTGATGAGAgcagaaaaaagaagagaagaatctCAACAGCGGGTTTGGACTGTGAATTTGAATTTATCTCTAGTCAGGGTGAAGCCGAACAGTCTGATGTCAATAGCTTTGAATCAGAACCTGGTCCAGAATTCACACTTGATAGTTTTAAGAGGTATGCAGATGATTACAAGCGTCAGTATTTCCGCAAAAGTGACGTCATAGGTTATCAAGAGCAGTGGGAGCCATCAGTGGAGAATATTGAAGCTGAATATAAACGTATAGTTGAAAACCCAACTGAAGAAATTGAG GTGCTTTGTGGAAATTATTTGGAGACTAAAGCGCTGGGGAGTGGATTTCCGATAGTATCACATGATACCCCTGAATGCTTGCAATCTGGCTGGAATTTAAATTCTCTACCCAGACTGCCTggttctcttctttcttttgaaAGCTATGACACATGTCACAATTTGGTGCCTCAGACTCGCGTAGGAATGTGTTTTTCATCTAATCTTTGG AGAGTTGAAGAGCACCACTTGTACTCATTATATTACAATCATCTGGGTGCTCCTAAAGTATGGTATGGTGTCCCTGGGAAATCGCGTATAAGTTTTGAGGCAGCCGTGAGGAAGTCCTTTCCCGATTTATTAAAACAGCATAGGCTG GTTAAGCAAGTATCGCCCTCCGCATTGAAATCAGAGGACACACCTGTCTTTCAGTGCATTCAGCGTCCTGGAGAGTTTGTTCTTGTCTTCCCTGGGGCTTATCATTCAGAATTTGATTGTGGCTTTAATTTTTCTGAGAGTGCATACTTTGCTCCTCTAGACTGGTTGCCTCATGGACAAAGTGCTGTTGAACTTTACTGTGAACTGGAAAGGAAAACGTCCTTATCCTATGATAAGCTGTTGCTTGGAGCAGCTAGGGAAGCTGTAAGGGCACAATGGGAAATATCACTgttgaagaagaacaaaaccTCTGACAATATACGCTGGAAAAATGCCTGCTTAAAGGATGGCATTCTAACAGAAGCACTCAAG ACACGTCTCAAGTCTGAAGAGATTCGAAGGAAATATTTTTGCACGTCTTTGAAGTCACAGAGGATGAATTCAGATTTTAATGTCACCACGAAAAGGGAATGCAGCATTTGTTACTGTGACCTTCATTTCTCGGCAGTAGGTTGTCCTTGTTCTGTAGACAGATACTCATGTCTGTTTCATGCAAAGCAGCGCTGTCTTTGTGATTGGAGTAACAAGTTTGTCCTCTACCGTCATGAAATCAAGGGCTTATATATACTTGTTGAAGCTTTGGAAGGAAAATTAAGTGCTGTCATCAGATGGGCGAAAGATGATCTTGGCCTGTATTTGCATGAACATCTTTCCAAAAGCACTGCACAATCACCTGGGCAGGTAGATAATCACATCCCTCCCACAGATAAAATTCAGCTGAAAGAGCACATGTTGGAAGATGCTTCGTCACCGATTAGCAGTTGTGTCACTGCTTCTAGCATAAAGGCAGAATTGAAGGCGCGTATGCTGCAATCCACAATTTCAAGGATGTTGAAGGCAAACAGTAATCCAATAGCATCCATTGATGCTGCAACCAGTGCTGCTTCTAGCATCCGGGCTGAATTGAAGGCACGTCTCCTGCAATCTTCAATCTCCAAGACATTGAAAGGAAATGGTGATCCAGTAGATTCTGCAGCAGCCAATGCCAATGGTAGAAATTCTGTTTCTACCACTGAGGTAGAGATGAGGACACATGAACTTGGATCAACAATCTCAGATGAACATAAGGGCATGTGCAGTCTGCAACAGCCCATGGCGATGGTAGGAACTCCTACTCTGCCGATAGAGGTGGCCTCTGATGTTTCATCTGTAACTTCAAGTGAATCATTCTCGGAATCTGAGAATATCGTACCAGATCTTGGCAACTTTTCAGAAGCTAGTCATCAAGCAGAAAGGAAGGCACCTC